A stretch of DNA from Alicyclobacillus acidocaldarius subsp. acidocaldarius Tc-4-1:
CAATGTCGGGTATCCGGCCGGCACGTCGCTCCAGACCGCAATCCGGATTGCCCGCGAAGAGGATGCGGCACTGCATCTGGCCCCGTTCGAACAGGTGTTTATCCTCACCCCGTCGGCAGGGGACCGGTACGCGCCCCTCGGGTATCCTACCCTAGTCTTTCGCCAGGGGAGTGCGCTTTGGTCGCTCTATGGCGAGCACCGGGCCGAGATATGGGAAAAGGCTCTGTCCTAAACGCGTTAAAACGCGTACAATCACAGCATAAGCCCCACCCAAGGCGGTGAGGCAGGCCGGATCGCAGGGTGACGATGCAGATGGACGCGGGATCGCTCAGTGCGCTCTTCCAACATACGCGGACTTGGGGTCGTGCGCAGCGCGGATTGGAACTGTTTCGGTTTGCCGCTGACGCGCTGAGCCAGTTGGCGGCAGTCAACGGGGGACTCTTCATCTACCGAAAGCGGGACGATGGCTGTTGGTCGAGGACATCCCGCATGATGAACTGCGCGCGTGGCTAGCGTCCTTGTCCGTGTTAGAGTTTGGCGTATGGCCCCTCTATTCGCGAGAGGAAGTGCGCGGTGCCATGGTTGCGGCTCGCACGGAGCCCGTCGTCCACATCACTTGGGAGACGAGTCATGCGCTCATGGAAGCTTGCTCAGCTCAGGTCTCGTTGGGGCTCGACATGATCATGGCGCTTCGAGTCGCCGAACATGCGAGCCAGCGCGATCTTCTTACGGGCGCTTGGAATCGGCTCGGCATTGAACGGAGGTGGCCATACGTCCTCGAGGTGGCTCGGGAGGACCGCGCGCGTCACGCGATTGTCGGCATCGTGGACATCGACCACTTCAAGCATATCAATGACACGTACGGGCATCCGGTCGGAGACCGCGTGCTGCGCCTCGTGGTACAGACGCTCAAGGAGGAGGCACGACCCGATGAGCTCGTGGGCCGTATCGGTGGCGACGAATTCCTCGTCGTTGCATGGTCCGATTCGCCGGATTGGCGGCCCAGAATGTTTGCTTTGCAGCGGGCCGTTCGGGAACGCTGGAGCGGCACGTGCGCGGTGTCCGTGGGGGGAGCGTGCTCGGCGTGGATGGCGACAGCTTCGAAGCCTGTTACTCGGCCGCGGACGAGCGCCTGTACGAGAACAAACGCTGGAGAAAGCAACACGGAGAAAGCCCCGTTTCGTGAACCTTCATCGCCCTTCTTCGCGCTGATCTCCTGACAATCGGAATGAAGCCGATGCACGCCGCATACAACTGAACAGAGGTTTGGGTCCAGCTGGGAGGATCGGCGCATGTTCTCGCTTCGTCGCCGCAAAAAGGAAACCGAGATCCTCGAACAGTTGGCGCGCGTTCTGTCGTTGCTAGAAGAGCGGCTGGATGCGCCGGCGGATCGCCGGATCGACATCGCGGTCGAGCGCGTGCAGGTGGACCACGTCGATCTCAAGGAGCTCGTCTTTCGACTGGATCGGCTGGATGTCAACGAATTGAGCGGCACGCTGACCCTCGGCAACCATATCCGGGTGGACACCAGCCGAACTCCCGAGCCATCGTCCGAAACGTCTGAACTCGAAGCGACGTCAAGGGGGTACCGCATATCGTGGAACGAGGAACGACAGGCGCCGAACTGTCCGTGACGCGCGACCTTCATCCTCTCGTACGGCTCCTGTCTCCCACGTTCGTGATCGGCCAAATCACCGTTCACCAAGTGGCAGGTGCCTCCGTGATGAGCTTGGGGAACACGTGGGCGTCCGACTTTCGTCACCAAGCGCAAGTGCAACAGGGGTTCGGCAACGTGTACGGAAGTCGTTCCATCGTCGCCAACAATCAGTGGTCACCATCCGCTGGAACCTCTGCGCGCGAGGATCGACCTTCGCCGTGGCCGGAGCGTTGGCTGCGCGCCTGACGCGCGGGTGTTCTGCGTTGGAGGCTGAATCATGAACCAGAAATCCAATCATCCGTTCGAGTTTCTCAATCAGCTGCAGGAACTCGGCGACGTGCGGAAGTGGCTCGGCCCCGACTTCCTGAAAAACATCCCGATGCCGAATTTTCAAGGCGTCCCTTTCTTTCAGGACGAATCGACCGCGGCGCCCTTTCCGCCCATCGACTTGTACAACCGGAGCAGTGAGATCGTGGCCGTCATCGCGCTCCCCGGGCTCAAATCCCAGGGAGACGTCGCACTCACCGTGCGCCCGCGCTTGCTGCGGGTACGAGGTCAGCTGTCGTCGTACTTCGCCGGTGCGCACGATCACGTCCTCTCATCCGAACTGTTCCGCGGCGCGTTCGACAGGGAGATGGATTTGCCGGAGCGAGTGAATCCGGATGGCGTGAAGGCCGTCTACCGCAGCGGGCTGCTCATCGTGTACATGGCGAAGGATCTCACGCGCGAGACGCCCGGCAACACCGTCGCCATCGAGTTTGCACCCGAAGAAGGCTGAAGGGAGGGGGCTCATTGGGCGCATGGCCAATGCACCTTCACGTGGGCACCATCGAGCGCTCGTCAGCGCTCCTCGTGGGCGGCTGTAACGTCGTCTATGGGCTCAGTTCG
This window harbors:
- a CDS encoding GGDEF domain-containing protein, with protein sequence MVAARTEPVVHITWETSHALMEACSAQVSLGLDMIMALRVAEHASQRDLLTGAWNRLGIERRWPYVLEVAREDRARHAIVGIVDIDHFKHINDTYGHPVGDRVLRLVVQTLKEEARPDELVGRIGGDEFLVVAWSDSPDWRPRMFALQRAVRERWSGTCAVSVGGACSAWMATASKPVTRPRTSACTRTNAGESNTEKAPFREPSSPFFALIS
- a CDS encoding Hsp20/alpha crystallin family protein → MNQKSNHPFEFLNQLQELGDVRKWLGPDFLKNIPMPNFQGVPFFQDESTAAPFPPIDLYNRSSEIVAVIALPGLKSQGDVALTVRPRLLRVRGQLSSYFAGAHDHVLSSELFRGAFDREMDLPERVNPDGVKAVYRSGLLIVYMAKDLTRETPGNTVAIEFAPEEG